CGCAAGACCCGCGGTCAGGTGACCGCGCTCAGCTCCAGCCTGACCGAGTCGGGCATGACGTTCCGGCAGACCCAGCACAACGCCGAGAAGGATGCGCTCGCCGTGGCCGCGCTGGAATTCATCGAGCCCGGCCACAGCGTGTTCCTGGACGACTCGACGACCGGCCTGCACCTGGCCCGGCTCCTGCCGCAACGGGCGCCGCTCGGCGTGATCACCCACTCGGCGGCGGTGGCCGCGGAACTCGCTCGGGAGCCACAGATCTCGCTGACCGTCGTCGGCGGCCTGTATCACTCCTGGTGCGACGCCTACCTCGGGCAAATGACGGTGGACGCCATCCGGCGGATCCGGGCGGACACCTTCGTGATGTCCACGGCCGCGATCACCGACGACATCTGCTTCTTCCAGACCCAGGACACCATCGCGGTCAAGCGGGCGATGTTCGACTCGTCCGCCCAGCGGATCCTGTACACCGACCACACCAAATTCGGTCAGCGGGCCTTGCATGCGTTGCTCCCGCTGACCGAATTCGACGTCGTCATCGTTGACGAACTGACCCCGGACGTGCATGTGGATCGGTTGCGCCGCAAGGGGATCGAGGTGGTGGTCGCGCCGGTGCCGGGAGCCGCCCAGGCCTAGCGGAGGACCTCGGGGATGTGGTCCAGCGCGTGCAGCACCTGGGCGGCGGCGTCGGTCAGGGTGGTGCCGCTGGGCGGGGCGATCTGCTGCGCGGCGAGGGCACCCTCGACGGTGGCGAGTCGCTGTTCGTAGGTCTGGCTCATGAGGTGCTCCTGGGTGCGGTGGAGGGGTCGCGGGAAAGCAGATCGGTGGTGCTGTCCTGGTTGTCGCCGGTGCCGGCCCGGCGCAGGGCCCGCTCGGCGACCTCGGGATCGGTGTCCGGCGGGATGACCAGCAGGGTCAGGATGGCCTTGCCGGCCGGTCCGCTCAGGTGGATCGCGTCGGCGGGTCGGCGTCCGCGGAAGCCGTCCAGCCGGACCCGGCGGCCGCGCACGGTGATCCGCCGCGCGGCCGGCGACCAGGCGGACAGGTCGTAGGAGACACGGTCGACCGCGCCCCAGCCGTCGGCGAGCCGGTCCAGCAGCGCCGGGATTTCGGCGACCAGGTCGGGGGTGCGTGGCCACCAGGCGCCGTCGACGTGACCGGGGGTGGCATTCGCGGGTTTGAGCGAGCACCGAAGCTCGCCGCTCGGGGCGTGTGTCGGGTCGGTGGTGAGAGTCGATGCTCCGGTCATGGCCGGCGTTCCCGTCCCCTGACCCGTCACCGGGCCTGGACCTGTTGATTCGTGAGGAACGCGGCCGGCTCCAGCGCCGACGAACGAAATGCTCCCTACTTGTCCGACTCTACTCCGTCCGCCGCTCCCGGCGGACGCAGTTCCGGCTGCGGGCGGCCGGTGTACCTGCTAGACCTGCAGGTCCGAGAGCATCGAGGGAGAGTGCCGTGAGTTCATCCGGACCGTCCGACTGGAACCGCGCCGTCATCGAGGAATTCCGGGCCAATGCCGGCCGGGTCGGCGGCACCTTCGCCGGAAACCCG
This genomic window from Nakamurella multipartita DSM 44233 contains:
- a CDS encoding DeoR/GlpR family DNA-binding transcription regulator, whose amino-acid sequence is MTAGPGRGDDAGWHTRTAKQRQRQREIAELVVAEGTVRIEDLIERFGVSAMTVHRDLDQLESQGLLRKTRGQVTALSSSLTESGMTFRQTQHNAEKDALAVAALEFIEPGHSVFLDDSTTGLHLARLLPQRAPLGVITHSAAVAAELAREPQISLTVVGGLYHSWCDAYLGQMTVDAIRRIRADTFVMSTAAITDDICFFQTQDTIAVKRAMFDSSAQRILYTDHTKFGQRALHALLPLTEFDVVIVDELTPDVHVDRLRRKGIEVVVAPVPGAAQA
- a CDS encoding DUF6307 family protein → MSQTYEQRLATVEGALAAQQIAPPSGTTLTDAAAQVLHALDHIPEVLR
- a CDS encoding DUF5994 family protein, producing MTGASTLTTDPTHAPSGELRCSLKPANATPGHVDGAWWPRTPDLVAEIPALLDRLADGWGAVDRVSYDLSAWSPAARRITVRGRRVRLDGFRGRRPADAIHLSGPAGKAILTLLVIPPDTDPEVAERALRRAGTGDNQDSTTDLLSRDPSTAPRSTS